A region from the Pempheris klunzingeri isolate RE-2024b chromosome 17, fPemKlu1.hap1, whole genome shotgun sequence genome encodes:
- the napsa gene encoding napsin-A — protein sequence MTRLQICCIIGALLMIESAAIIRVPLHKTRSVRRLMSDNGMSVEELLASAKSTGAPGGSPSPKVPVERLTNFMDAQYYGMISIGTPPQEFTVLFDTGSSNLWVPSIHCSFFDVACWLHHRYNSKKSSTYVQNGTEFSIRYGRGSLSGFISEDTVSVAGLPVPGQQFGEAVKQPGITFAVARFDGVLGMAYPSISVAKVTPVFDTAMAAKLLPQNIFSFYISRDPAATVGGELMLGGTDPQYYTGDLHYVNVTRKAYWQIEVNGVEVGNKLTLCKAGCQAIVDTGTSLIVGPVEEIRALHKAIGALPLLMGEYLIDCKRIPSLPAISFNIGGKMFNLTGEDYVMKESQMGTSICLSGFMAMDIPPPAGPLWILGDVFIGKYYTVFDRNADRVGFAPAK from the exons ATGACACGGCTGCAGATATGTTGTATCATCGGGGCGCTGCTGATGATTGAAAGCGCCGCCATCATCAG AGTTCCTCTTCATAAAACCAGGAGCGTCCGCCGCCTCATGAGCGACAATGGGATGTCTGTCGAGGAGCTGCTGGCTTCGGCGAAGAGCACCGGAGCACCGGGCGGCTCCCCCTCCCCTAAAGTGCCCGTAGAGAGGCTGACCAACTTCATGGAT GCCCAGTACTACGGGATGATCAGCATCGGCACCCCTCCGCAGGAGTTTACTGTGCTGTTTGACACCGGCTCCTCCAACCTCTGGGTCCCCTCTATTCACTGCTCTTTCTTCGACGTGGCCTGCT ggcTTCACCATCGTTACAATTCTAAGAAGTCGAGCACATACGTCCAGAACGGCACCGAGTTCTCCATCCGGTACGGCAGAGGCAGCTTGTCGGGCTTCATCAGCGAGGACACTGTCTCT GTTGCCGGCCTGCCTGTTCCCGGCCAGCAGTTTGGCGAAGCAGTGAAGCAGCCCGGCATCACATTTGCAGTGGCACGGTTTGATGGGGTCTTGGGCATGGCCTACCCCTCCATATCGGTGGCTAAAGTCACCCCCGTGTTTGACACGGCCATGGCTGCCAAGCTGCTGCCCcagaacattttctctttctacaTAAGCAG AGACCCAGCAGCAACAGTAGGAGGAGAGCTGATGCTGGGTGGGACAGACCCACAGTACTACACCGGTGACCTGCACTACGTCAACGTCACGCGAAAGGCCTACTGGCAGATCGAGGTGAACGG AGTTGAAGTTGGCAACAAGCTGACTCTTTGCAAAGCCGGTTGCCAGGCTATTGTCGACACGGGAACGTCCCTAATCGTCGGCCCCGTGGAGGAAATCAGGGCGCTGCACAAAGCCATCGGCGCTCTGCCCCTGCTGATGGGAGAG TACTTGATCGACTGTAAGAGGATCCCATCTCTCCCCGCCATCTCTTTCAACATCGGAGGGAAGATGTTTAACCTGACTGGAGAGGATTATGTCatgaag GAGTCTCAGATGGGTACATCAATCTGTCTGTCAGGCTTCATGGCCATGGACATCCCGCCCCCTGCAGGCCCCCTGTGGATCCTGGGAGATGTATTCATTGGAAAGTACTACACTGTGTTCGACAGGAACGCCGATCGTGTGGGGTTCGCCCCTGCCAAGTAA